One Vitis riparia cultivar Riparia Gloire de Montpellier isolate 1030 chromosome 4, EGFV_Vit.rip_1.0, whole genome shotgun sequence genomic window carries:
- the LOC117913326 gene encoding endochitinase-like translates to MKLLAVVLLALVYLSGISAQQCGRQASGKRCAGGLCCSQYGYCGSTRPYCGVGCQSQCRGGASAVEANTVDDISTVITPSDFNQMLSKCANRELFNYDAFINAARSFSGFGTTGDMDTRKKEVAAFFAQTADDKNACGPIKLAHNYNYEAAGKAIGADLVNNPELVTKDPTASFQTAIWYWMTPQGDKPSSHDLTTGN, encoded by the exons ATGAAGCTCTTGGCTGTGGTTCTCCTTGCTTTAGTTTACCTTTCAGGAATCTCCGCACAACAATGTGGGAGACAGGCTAGCGGTAAGAGATGCGCAGGGGGCCTATGTTGCAGCCAATATGGGTACTGCGGCAGTACTAGGCCATACTGTGGAGTGGGTTGCCAGAGCCAGTGTAGGGGTGGTGCTTCAGCCGTTGAAGCAAATACAGTCGATGACATTAGCACTGTCATCACCCCTTCCGATTTCAACCAAATGCTTTCAAAATGTGCCAATCGTGAACTCTTCAATTACGATGCTTTCATCAATGCCGCTCGGTCTTTCAGCGGCTTTGGCACCACTGGGGACATGGACACTCGCAAGAAGGAGGTTGCAGCTTTCTTTGCGCAGACCGCAG ATGACAAAAATGCATGTGGACCCATCAAACTCGCTCA CAACTACAATTATGAGGCAGCGGGTAAGGCCATCGGAGCAGATCTTGTAAACAATCCAGAGCTGGTAACCAAAGACCCAACTGCATCTTTTCAGACGGCTATCTGGTACTGGATGACCCCACAAGGTGACAAGCCATCAAGCCATGATCTTACCACCGGCAACTAA
- the LOC117912166 gene encoding protein TIFY 5A-like, with translation METGRGSPQEQQQQQQLTIFYNGRICVCGVTELQARAILLLASSEMEEKTRTPTASDAISPSLHSQLYSPTALSMKRSLQRFLQKRKNRMEATSPYHR, from the exons ATGGAGACGGGAAGAGGAAGCCCACAGGAGCAACAGCAACAGCAGCAGCTTACCATTTTCTATAACGGAAGGATCTGCGTTTGTGGTGTTACAGAGCTTCAG GCTAGAGCCATCTTACTGCTTGCAAGTAGTGAAATGGAGGAAAAAACAAGAACCCCGACTGCCTCAGACGCGATCTCGCCATCTCTGCATTCTCAGCTATATAGCCCTACTGCCCTTTCCATGAAGAGATCGCTGCAACGCTTCCTCCAGAAGCGGAAGAATAGGATGGAAGCAACCTCCCCATACCATCGCTAG